A single window of Gossypium arboreum isolate Shixiya-1 chromosome 13, ASM2569848v2, whole genome shotgun sequence DNA harbors:
- the LOC108480840 gene encoding uncharacterized protein LOC108480840 produces the protein MGEKREMEKETEKICKRCKKSYTASSNDSSSCRFHPSFFVCRRHDDQKRYYELKPDDPPYAAKFYDCCGAEDPEALGCTTSVHVSYDDD, from the exons ATGGGAGAGAAGagagaaatggaaaaagaaacagAAAAGATATGTAAGAGATGCAAGAAGAGCTACACTGCATCTTCAAATGATTCTTCTTCTTGCCGTTTTCATCCTTCTTTCTTTGTTTGTCGTCGTCATGACGACCAAAAGAG GTACTATGAACTGAAACCTGATGATCCGCCATATGCTGCCAAGTTCTACGACTGCTGTGGGGCTGAGGACCCTGAGGCTTTAGGCTGTACCACCAGTGTCCATGTCTCATATGATGATGATTGA